ATTGGGTCGTCCCGTATTGGCAGGCCAGTCTCGACAAGGTCGTCGCGGTGCACAGCCACCTGTTCTTTCGCTGGACCGGCTGGTGGGGCACGCCGTCTGCATTCAACCGGACGGTGAGTTCGTCGGAGCCGGTGATCGCGCAGCTCGCCCCGCTGTCCGATGCGCACAAGACCGCGGCGGCGATGGCGGACGCGGATGCCGCGCTGCTGGAAGCATCCGCGGCGCTCGGACTGGTCGATGGCGAAATTGCACCGTCCGAGGCGGTGGCGGTGAGCGGCGGTCCGGCCGATCCCGACAGCCTGCTCGTCACGTTACCGGCCAATGCGACGCCGGCCAGCTACCCCGCCCTCGCAGCGCATGCCTGCGGGGGGCGCAAGATATGCAAATATTCCGCCTGGGCGGATGCGGCGGCGACGCCGACCGCCCTGCCGCTGGCGCCCGAACAGGTTGCGACGATGACCTTCAGCTATCTGCGCGACCGCGATGCCGGGATCGACAAGATGCTGTGGAATTGCGCGCAGACGAAACGCGTCGACCGGCGCGAATGCATGAAACAGCAGGTGCTGATGACCGCCATGCCGGTGGCGAAAGATGCCGACGTGCTGGGCGGGGTGCGACGCAAGCCGGATGCGGACCATCGCCCCGCCCCGGAACAGGGGGTAAGCGCGGCGAACCCGTGACGGGAGGGGACGCTTCCCCTTCCGGTGCCGCGGAGGTTCTACCTATGCCCGCGGATCGTCTTGACGAGTTCGGCCTTGTCCATCTTCGAGCGTCCCGCGATGCCGAGCTCGCGGGCTTCCTTCAGCAAGTCTGCCTTCGTCCGATCGTCGAGAGCATCGCCGCGGTGGTCGAGCGAGCCGTTCGCCCTGGCATTCGCGATCCGCGCGGCCTTTTCCTTGGAATCGCCCTGCTTGCGCAGCTCCTCGTAGAGCGCGTCGTCCTTGATCTGTGCGCCGTGATCCCTGGCCATGGCATCGCCTCCTCGTTCGCGCCCGAAACGCAGAACGGGACGAAAGGGTTCGATTTGCATGTTACAGGGAGGCGACAAACGCGGAATGCGTTCCTATATGGCCACCGCCACGACGTGAGCCCCCGCCACCATGCTGACGACCCATCCTTTCCATTCCGACCCTGACGATGGGGACGACACGCTGCGCGAAGAGTGCGGCGTGTTCGGCATATCCGGCAGCGACAGCGCTGCGGCGCTCGTGGCACTCGGCCTGCATGCGTTGCAGCACCGGGGGCAGGAGGCCGCCGGCATCAGCAGCTTCGATGGTCATCATTTCCACACCCATCGCGCGATGGGCCACGTCGCCGGCAATTTCGACCGCGACGACGTGATCCGGTCGCTGCCCGGCGACTATGCGGTCGGCCACGTCCGCTATTCGACCACCGGGGAGACCGCGCTGCGCAACGTCCAGCCACTCTATGCCGAGCTGGCGAGCGGCGGCTTTGCGGTGGCGCATAACGGCAACATCTCCAACGCGATGAAGCTGCGCCGCGAACTGATCCGGCGCGGGTCGATCTTTCAGTCGACCAGCGATACCGAGACGATCATCCATCTGGTCGCGACGTCCAACTATCGCACGCTGCTGGACCGGTTCATCGACGCGCTGAAGCAGATCGAGGGCGCCTACAGCCTCGTCGTGATGACGCCGGAGGGAATGATCGCGTGCCGCGACCCGCTCGGCATCCGGCCATTGGTGATGGGCAAGCTGGACGGCGCGGTGATCTTCGCATCCGAGACGGTGGCGCTCGACGTGTGCGGCGCGACCTTCGAACGGCAGGTCGAGCCGGGCGAGCTGGTCATCGTGCAGAACGGGCCCGACGGGCAGGACGTCCGGTCGATCCGTCCCTTCGCACCGATGGCACCGCGGCCGTGCATTTTCGAATGGGTGTATTTCAGCCGTCCCGATTCAATCGCCGGCGACCAGTCGGTGTATTCGGTGCGCAAGGAGATTGGCGCGCAGCTGGCGATCGAATCGCCGGTGGAGGCCGATCTGGTCATCCCGGTGCCGGATTCGGGTGTGCCGGCGGCGATCGGCTATGCGCAGCAATCGGGGATCCCGTTCGAACTCGGCATCATCCGGTCGCATTACGTCGGCCGCACGTTCATCCAGCCCGGCGACAAGGTCCGCCACCTGGGCGTGAAGCTGAAGCACAATGCCAATCGCGCGCTCATCAAGGGCAAGCGCATCATCCTGGTCGACGATTCGATCGTCCGCGGTACGACCAGCCTGAAGATCGTGCAGATGATGCGCGATGCGGGCGCGGCGGAAGTGCACATGCGCATCGCCTCGCCGCCCACCCGCCACAGCTGTTTCTATGGCGTCGATACGCCGGAGCGCGCCAAGCTGCTCGCCGCCAAGCACGACGTCGGCGGCATGACCGACTTCATCCATGCCGACAGCCTGGCGTTCGTTTCGATCGACGGGTTGTACAAGGCGCTGGGCGAGGCGAAGCGTGCGGATATCCGCCCCAAATATTGCGATGCCTGCTTCACCGGCGATTATCCGACCTCGCTGACCGACCAGGACGACAGCGTCGCGGTCGACCAGTTCGCAATGCTCGCCGAGCGGGTCAATTAAGCGCCGATCATGACCAAGCCACTTGCAGACCAACTCGCGCTGGTGACCGGCGCGAGCCGCGGCATCGGTGCCGCCACCGCCATCGCGCTGGGCGCGGCGGGCGCACACGTCGTGCTCACCGCCCGCACCGCCAAGGACCTGGAGGGCGTCGAGGAGACGATCTTCGATGCCGGCGGATCGGCGACGATCGCCCCGCTCGACCTGACGCAGACCGACAGCATCGCGCGGCTGGCATCGGCGGTCGGCGAACGCTGGCAGGCGCTGGACGTGCTGGTGCTGAACGCCGGCATGCTCGGCAGTCTCGCTGCGGTGCCGGCGATCGATCCCAAGGAGCTGGCGCAGGTGCTGACGCTGAACGTCAGCGCACAGGTCGCCATGATCCAGGCGTTCGACGCGATGCTGCGCAAGGCATCGGCGGGCAAGGTGATCGGCGTCACCTCCAGCGTCGGGCGCAACGCGCGCGCCTATTGGGGGGCCTATGGCGCGTCCAAGGCGGCGTTCGAGACGATCCTGGACGCCTATGGCGACGAGACGAGCGAGATCAGCGGCATCCGCACCGCGATCGTCGATCCCGGCGCGACCCGGACCAAGATGCGCGCCCGCGCCTATCCGGGAGAAGACCCGGCATCGGTGAAGCCGCCCGAGACGGTGGCGGAACGGATCGTCGCGCTGGCGATCGCCGGTTTTACCGCGGGGCACCGCGAGCGGGTGGGATGACGCCGGGCTGGACGCCGGTCAGCGCTTGACCAGCGTCACCTGCGCGACATCGATGCCGCGACCGCGGAAGCCGCCTTCGCAGTACATCAGATAATAGCGCCACAGGTCGCGAAAGCGGGCATCGAGCCGTTCCGGCAGGCGGCCGGCCTGATCGGCGTTGTCGAACCGTTCGCGCCAGTGGCGCAACGTCTGGGCATAATCCAGGCCGAAGCTGTGATGATCGGTCCACGCGAGGTCCCGCGCCTCGCAGAGCGCACGAAAGCGGCTCTCCGACAGCAGCATGCCGCCGGGAAACACATAGCGCTGGATGAAGTCGACCCCGAGCGCATAGCGTTCGAACACGTCGTCGGCGATGCTGATATATTGGATCGCGGCACGGCCGCCGGGTTTCAGTAGGCGTGCCAGCGTGTCGCAATAGATCGGCCAATAGGCCTGACCGACCGCCTCCACCATCTCGATGCTAGCGATCGCATCGAAGCGGCCGGCGACGTCGCGATAGTCGGTCAGCGATACGGTGACGCCGGGCAGATGCCGGGCATCGACCGCAGCCTTCTGCTCGGTCGAGAGGGTCAGCGCGTGGACCGTGCGTCCCGCAGCGGACGCCGCCGCGGCGAACGAGCCCCAGCCGCAGCCGATTTCGAGTATGGTATCGCCGGGCGCGGTGCCGGTGCGGGCGAGGATCGCGGCCAGCTTGCGGTCCTGCGCCGTGTCCAGCGTATCGCCGGGATCGAAGATGCCGCTGGAATAGGTCAGGCCGGGATCGAGCCATTCGCGGTAGAAATCGTTGCCGAGGTCGTAGTGGTCGGCGATGTTGCGGCGCGAACCGTCGCGATCGTTGTGGCGCAGCGCGTGCCAGCCGCGCAGCAGCAGCTTCGACAGCCCCCCTGCCCGCGCGGTGCCGGCGAGGGCGACGCGATTGCGCATGAAGAGGTCGAACAGCGGCACGGGATCGGGGCTGGACCAGTCGCCGTCCGCCCAGGCGCGGTACCAGCCGACCGATCCGCCGGTCGCCAGCCGGGTGAGCGCGCGCCAGCGATGCAGGCTGACGATCGGTACCGGTCCGGGCCTGCGCCCGCCGAGCAAGCGGTGGGTGCCGTCGGGCAGCCGCGCCTCGATACCGCCAGCCTCCAGCCCGGCATCGATCCGGTCGAGGAACCGGTGAAAAACGGGCGCGAGCACGCGGTGCTGTAATGTGTCCCCTGGCATGTCGGGCGCGCTCATGCCGCAGCTTTCAGTGTTGGGAAAGGCCCGGTGTTCCGATCCGGCCCGTCAGCCTGCGCCGAACGCCTCGCCGAGCGTCAGAATGGCCGCGACGTGGCGGCGGGCGATCTCCAGTGCATCGTCGCCATAACCGCCGCCGACGGTGCTCGCGAGCGGGACACCGGCGGCGAGGCGCGCGATCAACCGTTCGCGGCGGGCGAGGCCATCCAGGGTCAACGACAATCGACCGAGGCGATCGCCGGCGAAGGGATCGACGCCGGCCTGGTAGAGGATCAGTTGCGGCCGGTGTTCGGCAAGGAACGGCGCCAGACTGTCCGCCAGCGCGGCGAGATAGGCATCGTCATCCAGCCCGTCCGCCAGCGGCACATCCAGCGTTGAGCGAGCTTTGCGAGCAGGAAAGTTCTTTTCGGCATGGATCGAATAGGTGGCGATGCCCGGCCGTCCGGCGAGCAGCGCGGCGGTGCCGTCGCCCTGGTGGACATCGCAGTCGACCACCGCCAGCCGGTCGACGGTCCCCTCCTCGATCAACCGTACCGCAGCGATGGCGAGATCGTTGAACACGCAATAGCCGGCACCTGTGTCGCCGAGCGCATGATGGCTGCCGCCCGCCGTGTTGGCCGCGAAGCCGTGTTCCAGCGCGAGATGTGCCGCGAGCCAGGTCCCGCCCGGTACCGCCTGCGCGCGGGCCGCGACTTCCGGCGTCACCGGAAAGCCGATGCGGCGGGTCTTGGCGGGCGGCACCCGCGCTGCCAGCACCTCGGCCACGTAATCGGGATCGTGCACCGCCTCCAGCCACGCCTGCGGCATCGGATCGGGAACATGCCAGGCGACGCGGTCCCCCTCCGCCCGCAGCAGGTCGCGGATCAGGCCGTTCTTGTTCCAGCGATAGGTGGAGCGCGCCGGCGCGGGCGCGACATAGGCGGGATGATGGACGATCGCGATCACGTCACCTAGTTAGGGTGCCGACCGGCGCCGCCCAAGCGCCACCGGAGAAAGCCGCATGACCGATACGCCGTCCGCCACTCCACCCCTGCCGTTCGTCCGCCCGGACGTGCGCGGCTTCCTGGACTATCTGAATGCCATGCCCGGGCCGCGCACGCACCAGATGACGCCTGACGCGGCGCGGCAGGTGTATCATGCGATGAAGGATGTCGCCGATCTGCCCATCGGCGACGTGGCGGTGACCCGCGACCTGACCATTCCCGGACCGGCCGGTGCGATCCCCGCGCGCCTGTTCGACGCACGCGAAACGCGCGAGCCGGGCCCTGCCCTGGTCTTCTTCCACGGCGGCGGTTTCGTGATCGGCAATCTCGATACGCACGCGGGCTTCTGCGCCGAGATGGCGCGGGTGCTCGACGTGCCGATCGTGTCGGTCGACTATCGGCTGGCGCCGGAACATCGCTGGCCCGCGGCACCCGACGATTGCGAGGCGGCAGCGCGCTGGGTCGCGCAGAGCCCGGCGGAACTGGACCGCCGCGTCACCGGCCTGGTGCTGTGCGGCGACAGCGCCGGCGGCACGCTGGCGATCGTCGCGGCGATGGACCTGCGCGATCGGCCCGCGGCGGTACCGGTAATCGTGCAGGCCCCCATCTATCCCGCCGCCGACACGTCGAAGCCCTATCCGTCGTTCGACGAATTCGCAGACGGCTTTCTGCTGACCCGCGATACCATGCTGTGGTTCGCCGACGCCTACGCCGCCGACATCGCCGACAGTCGCGGTTCGCCGCTGGTCGGGCGGCTGCAGGGCCTGCCGCCGGCGGTGATCGTCACCGCCAGCCTCGACCCCATTCGCGATCAGGGCCGGGCCTATGCCGCCGCGCTGGTGCAGGCGGGTGTGCCGGTCGTATTCCGCGAGGCGGTCGGCAACGTGCACGGCTTCGTCACGTTGCGCAAAGCTATCCCATCGAGCGCGGGCGATGTCGCCGGCTATCTCGCCGCGTTGAAGGACGCGATCGTGGCGGCGGACGCCGGACGGGTCGTGGCGCAGGCGGCAGGCGCATGAGCGACCTGCCCTACCGCCCCTGCGCGGGCATAATGCTGGTCAATCGTGCCGGGCAGGTGTTCGTCGGACAGCGCATCGATTCGACGCTGGAGGCGTGGCAGATGCCGCAGGGCGGGATCGATCCGGGCGAGGATGCCTATGCCGCCGCGGTCCGCGAGCTCGGCGAGGAAACCGGCGTCGCGCCCGAACACATCACGCTGATCGCCGAGGCGCCCGACGAACTGTTCTACGATCTGCCGGAGGACATGATCGGCAAGGTCTGGAAGGGCAAATGGCGTGGGCAGCGCCAGCGATGGTTCCTGTTCCGGTTCCTCGGCGAGGACAGCGACATCGACATCGCGACCGAGCATCAGGAGTTTCGCGCCTGGCGCTGGAGCGATCCGGATGACCTGCCGGCCATGATCGTGCCGTTCAAGCGGGCGCTGTACGAGGCCGTGCTCGCCGCATTCAGGCCTCACCTCGCCGCAGACGAAACGACCTGAGCGATTTTGGGGTTTCCTGTACGGCCTCAGCCGGTAGAGCCACGTTCGTGCGTGCCCTCCTCCCCATGATCGCCGCTCTGCTGGCCCCGTTCCTCCTCGCCAATGCGGCGGCCGACGATGCGCCCGACGACAGCCGGGTGCCGATCCCCGCCGCGATCCGGTCGATGCTCGATTCGGCGATCGAAAGCGGCAACGACGGCGATGTGTCGGTCGTGGTGAAATATGCCCGCCTCGCCGATCCGGCGAGTGCGGATGCGGTGCTGGCGATCGCGCAGAAGTGGCGCAACGACCGCGCGCAGGCGCGGCAGACGACGATCCGCCAGGCGAGCATGTTCGACCTGTGGAGCGGCCGCGCCGAACTGGGCGGCTACATCACCACCGGCAACACCGACAGCAAGGGCGGAGCGGCCGTGCTCGACCTGACGCGCGAGGGGCTGCAATGGCGCCACAAGTTCCACGCGCAGGCGGATTATCAGGAAAACGCCAACATCACGACGCGCGAGCACTACCTCGCCAGCTACGAACCCAATTACAAGATCGACGACCGTCTCTACGTCTATGGTGCCGCGCAATATGAAGCAGATCGGTTCCTAGGTTATTACAATCGCTATTCCGCATCCGCGGGTGTCGGCTACAGCGCGATCAAGTCGCCCAAAATTCGACTGGACGTCGAACTCGGCCCGGCATTCCGTCAGACGGCTTTCACTGATCAGACGGAGCAAAGCAACGTCGCCGGCCGCGGCACGCTGGCGTTCAACTGGAAACTGCTGCCCGGCCTGTCGGTCACGCAGAATGCCGCAGCCTATGTCCAGAGTTCCAATTCGACGCTGAGCGGTACGACGTCGGTGAACGCGAAGCTGATCGGACCGTTGTCGGCGGCGCTGTCCTATAACGTCCAGTATGAAAGCATGCCGCCGGTAGGATCCGTATCGACCGACACGACCAGTCGGGCATCGCTCGTCTACAGCTTCTAGGCGCTGCGCGGTTCCCCCCGCCGGTCGCTTGGTCTAGCGTCGGCGCGATGAGAGGATTGTCTACGAACGAGCAGGCGCTGGTCGACCATGTCGATCAGGCAGCGATGCTGCGTCAGGTCGAAACCTGGTCTGCGGTGAACAGCGGTACGCGCAATCTGGCGGGCGTGGCGCGGATGGCGGCGCTGCTGACGGAGGCCTTTGCCAGCTTGCCCGGGACGCTGGACCTCATCGAGGCCGAGCCGGTGCAGGCGGTCGGCGCGGACGGCAGCGTCAGCACGCTGGAACACGGGCGCCACCTGCATGTCGTGGTCCGCCCGGATGCGCCGA
The sequence above is a segment of the Sphingomonas insulae genome. Coding sequences within it:
- a CDS encoding cell wall hydrolase, producing MTSIKSGSGTPPFPMWLRPVLVATAMLAIVVPAIVVTHPPTIPVPVHTRLAMPQHRIVPPAELPPVEPVEFVDLSPEDARAFNAGVPFSTLPNPAARPFRFSGGEEDRARALDCMAAGVLYEAGDDTEGERAVAQVVLNRLRHPAFPKTVCGVIFEGQERSTGCQFSFSCDHALTRWTPTADAWRRAREVATQALNGSVYKPIGYATHYHTDWVVPYWQASLDKVVAVHSHLFFRWTGWWGTPSAFNRTVSSSEPVIAQLAPLSDAHKTAAAMADADAALLEASAALGLVDGEIAPSEAVAVSGGPADPDSLLVTLPANATPASYPALAAHACGGRKICKYSAWADAAATPTALPLAPEQVATMTFSYLRDRDAGIDKMLWNCAQTKRVDRRECMKQQVLMTAMPVAKDADVLGGVRRKPDADHRPAPEQGVSAANP
- a CDS encoding DUF7218 family protein, which produces MARDHGAQIKDDALYEELRKQGDSKEKAARIANARANGSLDHRGDALDDRTKADLLKEARELGIAGRSKMDKAELVKTIRGHR
- the purF gene encoding amidophosphoribosyltransferase, encoding MLTTHPFHSDPDDGDDTLREECGVFGISGSDSAAALVALGLHALQHRGQEAAGISSFDGHHFHTHRAMGHVAGNFDRDDVIRSLPGDYAVGHVRYSTTGETALRNVQPLYAELASGGFAVAHNGNISNAMKLRRELIRRGSIFQSTSDTETIIHLVATSNYRTLLDRFIDALKQIEGAYSLVVMTPEGMIACRDPLGIRPLVMGKLDGAVIFASETVALDVCGATFERQVEPGELVIVQNGPDGQDVRSIRPFAPMAPRPCIFEWVYFSRPDSIAGDQSVYSVRKEIGAQLAIESPVEADLVIPVPDSGVPAAIGYAQQSGIPFELGIIRSHYVGRTFIQPGDKVRHLGVKLKHNANRALIKGKRIILVDDSIVRGTTSLKIVQMMRDAGAAEVHMRIASPPTRHSCFYGVDTPERAKLLAAKHDVGGMTDFIHADSLAFVSIDGLYKALGEAKRADIRPKYCDACFTGDYPTSLTDQDDSVAVDQFAMLAERVN
- a CDS encoding SDR family NAD(P)-dependent oxidoreductase; translated protein: MTKPLADQLALVTGASRGIGAATAIALGAAGAHVVLTARTAKDLEGVEETIFDAGGSATIAPLDLTQTDSIARLASAVGERWQALDVLVLNAGMLGSLAAVPAIDPKELAQVLTLNVSAQVAMIQAFDAMLRKASAGKVIGVTSSVGRNARAYWGAYGASKAAFETILDAYGDETSEISGIRTAIVDPGATRTKMRARAYPGEDPASVKPPETVAERIVALAIAGFTAGHRERVG
- a CDS encoding SAM-dependent methyltransferase, with the translated sequence MSAPDMPGDTLQHRVLAPVFHRFLDRIDAGLEAGGIEARLPDGTHRLLGGRRPGPVPIVSLHRWRALTRLATGGSVGWYRAWADGDWSSPDPVPLFDLFMRNRVALAGTARAGGLSKLLLRGWHALRHNDRDGSRRNIADHYDLGNDFYREWLDPGLTYSSGIFDPGDTLDTAQDRKLAAILARTGTAPGDTILEIGCGWGSFAAAASAAGRTVHALTLSTEQKAAVDARHLPGVTVSLTDYRDVAGRFDAIASIEMVEAVGQAYWPIYCDTLARLLKPGGRAAIQYISIADDVFERYALGVDFIQRYVFPGGMLLSESRFRALCEARDLAWTDHHSFGLDYAQTLRHWRERFDNADQAGRLPERLDARFRDLWRYYLMYCEGGFRGRGIDVAQVTLVKR
- a CDS encoding histone deacetylase, with product MIAIVHHPAYVAPAPARSTYRWNKNGLIRDLLRAEGDRVAWHVPDPMPQAWLEAVHDPDYVAEVLAARVPPAKTRRIGFPVTPEVAARAQAVPGGTWLAAHLALEHGFAANTAGGSHHALGDTGAGYCVFNDLAIAAVRLIEEGTVDRLAVVDCDVHQGDGTAALLAGRPGIATYSIHAEKNFPARKARSTLDVPLADGLDDDAYLAALADSLAPFLAEHRPQLILYQAGVDPFAGDRLGRLSLTLDGLARRERLIARLAAGVPLASTVGGGYGDDALEIARRHVAAILTLGEAFGAG
- a CDS encoding alpha/beta hydrolase; this translates as MTDTPSATPPLPFVRPDVRGFLDYLNAMPGPRTHQMTPDAARQVYHAMKDVADLPIGDVAVTRDLTIPGPAGAIPARLFDARETREPGPALVFFHGGGFVIGNLDTHAGFCAEMARVLDVPIVSVDYRLAPEHRWPAAPDDCEAAARWVAQSPAELDRRVTGLVLCGDSAGGTLAIVAAMDLRDRPAAVPVIVQAPIYPAADTSKPYPSFDEFADGFLLTRDTMLWFADAYAADIADSRGSPLVGRLQGLPPAVIVTASLDPIRDQGRAYAAALVQAGVPVVFREAVGNVHGFVTLRKAIPSSAGDVAGYLAALKDAIVAADAGRVVAQAAGA
- a CDS encoding RNA pyrophosphohydrolase, with protein sequence MSDLPYRPCAGIMLVNRAGQVFVGQRIDSTLEAWQMPQGGIDPGEDAYAAAVRELGEETGVAPEHITLIAEAPDELFYDLPEDMIGKVWKGKWRGQRQRWFLFRFLGEDSDIDIATEHQEFRAWRWSDPDDLPAMIVPFKRALYEAVLAAFRPHLAADETT
- a CDS encoding DUF481 domain-containing protein, whose translation is MRALLPMIAALLAPFLLANAAADDAPDDSRVPIPAAIRSMLDSAIESGNDGDVSVVVKYARLADPASADAVLAIAQKWRNDRAQARQTTIRQASMFDLWSGRAELGGYITTGNTDSKGGAAVLDLTREGLQWRHKFHAQADYQENANITTREHYLASYEPNYKIDDRLYVYGAAQYEADRFLGYYNRYSASAGVGYSAIKSPKIRLDVELGPAFRQTAFTDQTEQSNVAGRGTLAFNWKLLPGLSVTQNAAAYVQSSNSTLSGTTSVNAKLIGPLSAALSYNVQYESMPPVGSVSTDTTSRASLVYSF